The DNA region CTATGCTTCCCATCTTAATTTCTGTTTCCTGCTGTGCATAAGTTGAGTGAAACAGAATACTGAAAAGCAATAAAAGCCCTGCCTGTCTTAATTGTCGAACTGCTACCATCGTCTTTAATTGTTAGGGTGCGTCATTTAATGCCTTGAAATGCCTTATCGGATAGGCGTTTCAGGCAAAATAACATGATGAAAAAATAATACTAAGGATAATTAATGATGATGGCTCGATACTAATATGAGCAATCTATGGGAATGTAGACAAACAAGCTTAACATCTAATTGGGTGAAATATTAACCTTATTAAAATGTTAAATCACTTGTTGTTAGCTGTTTAGTCAGATATTTGAAGGGTTAATTTTATGACCCCAACTGTGCGACAACACGGAATTCGTCTCACCAACTCATATTGTCGGGGTGACTGGACTCGAACCAGCGACCCCCACGTCCCGAACGTGGTGCGCTACCAACTGCGCTACACCCCGAATACTTTGTGCTAACCGTATAGCTTGATACGGATTGGCTGCCAAAATTAATTAAAAATTGAAGTGAAATTAAGTATGCTTTGGTCAGGCATTGCCAATTTGACCTGCCTTAATGACCTGTCTCGGATCGTCTTCGGAGATCAGGTCCCTGATATGGCAGTCCAGTAAGGCAGCCAGTATGAACAGGTCCACCAAATGAGGCTGGCATTTATTGGCACACCATCCATTCAGGGTGTTGCAGGTTTTGCTCATGCGCCTGGCAACCCAGGCCTGACTTACGCCTTTTTGGTCAAGTACCTCTTTAATCCTGTTAATCTGAAACTGCTTCAAATGTGATCTGACGTGATCAAGATTTACGCTATCCATAGTGCTGTTGTTGATGCGGTACAACATGTTGGGCATGTCATGTGTTATCATTCCGATGCCCTTGTTTCAAAGATAACAATAAAACTTGTACAAATATGTTTTGTATATGGTATGGTTATTGCAATATAATTTGAGGAGAGTCAAAAATTATGAGACAGTTAAAAATCACCAAACAGATCACCGATCGAAGTAGTACGTCGGTTGATCGTTACTTGCAGGATATTAGCAAGTATAACCTGATCACTTCCGAGGAAGAAACCGATCTCGCCAAACGAATCAGGCAGGGCGATCATGTGGCACTGGAACATCTTGTTCAGGCCAACCTTCGCTTTGTGGTTTCCGTGGCGAAACAGTATCAGCATATGGGAATGACCCTGGCCGATCTGATCAATCAAGGCAACATCGGGTTGGTAAAAGCAGCCGAACGCTTTGATGAGACAAAAGGCTTCAAGTTTATTTCCTACGCAGTGTGGTGGATCAGACAATCCATTCTTCAGGCATTGGCCGAACAATCACGAATCATACGGTTGCCTTTAAACCAGATCGGCTCGTTAAACAGGATCAATAAAGAGTTTTCTAACCTGGAGCAGGAATTCGAGCGGGAACCTACCAGCTTCGAACTGGCTGAGCGTCTTGAGATCGAGGGAAGTAAGGTGGAGGAGACGCTAAGGGCAGCGCAGAATCATTCATCCATCGATGCCCCGATTAATGACGAGGAGAACAGCACATTGGCCAGTTTGCTGGAAAACAAAGATGCGCCTTACGCTGATGATCATCTGATGAGTGAATCGCTGAACAGTGAGATAGATCGGGCTTTGAGCACGCTTTCTCCTACAGAGAAAGAAGTGATCAAGTTATTCTTCGGAATCGGATTGAACCATGGCCTTACCCTTGAGGAGATAGGTAACCGGCTTGAATTGACGCGTGAACGAATTCGTCAGATCAAGGAACGGGCGCTGAAACGACTTAGGGAAAAAAGTCGGAGCCGCATACTGAGGAACTTTCTGGGAGAATAATCTTCACTTAAAGGTAATCCTTACTTTTGCACCATGTCGAGTACAAGGATTTTAATGGTGTGTCTCGGAAATATTTGCCGGTCGCCATTGGCAGAAGGTATTCTGAAACATAAAGTAGCTTCGGTGAATCTTGATGTTCTGGTGGATTCTGCCGGAACTTCCGGATGGCATGAAGGTGAACATCCTGACCAAAGAGCCGTTCAGGTGGCACGACTAAATGGGGTGGATATCTCTGGGCTACGTGCTAGGCCATTCTCCACATCTGATTTTGATCGTTTCGATCATATTTTTGTGATGGATGCTCAAAACTATCGGGACGTTCTGCTTCAGGCAACCGATGACTCCCAGAAAAGGAAGGTTGCCATGATCCTTAATAAATCATATCCCGGAGAAGATATGTCAGTTCCGGACCCTTATTATGGTGGGGACGATGGATTTAAACATGTCTTTAACCTCCTTGATGATGCCTGTGAAAAAATCATTGAATCACTCCGCTGACCCCTGTTTGTTTCTTATCCCCTCTTCTCTTTCTGAACAGCCACGATATGATTGGATGGCACCCGGGATTATTGAGGCTATATCCTTTTGTCATCTATACTTTGTTGAACACATTAAGACGGCCCGGCGATTGTTGGCAAAGTCAGGATATGCATCTAAAATAGATCAGTCGGTTTTTATTGAGATGCACAGAGGCGTCGATACCTCCCAGGCAATTGAGGCATTGCAATCGTTATCCGCCGGGCAATGTGCCGGAATCATTTCCGATGCCGGACTGCCTTGCGTAGCTGATCCGGGATCCGTTGTTGTTGAGTTGGCGCAACAAATGGGAATCCGGGTGGTGCCTCTTCCCGGCCCTTCTTCTATCATGATGGCTTTGATGGCCTCCGGAATGAATGGTCAACAGTTTGCCTTCCACGGCTATTTGTCCAGAGAAACACATGACAGACGTAAGTCGTTACAGAAGTTACAGATGGAGGTCGCTAAAACTGGGATTACCCAAATCTTCATGGAAACCCCTTACCGGAATGAGGCTATGTTGAAAGACATATTGTCCGTTTGTCAGTCTGAGATCAGATTGTGTATTGCGATGGATATTTCCGGACCTTATGAGTATATCCGTTCCCAATCTATTGCGGAATGGAAAAAGCATCTCCCCAAATTTTATAAGAACCCGGCCATATTTGTAATGGGCAGGTAGTCTGATTTCAGCACGTAAACAGGGAATGCACTATCTTCGCTAACCGTGAAACAGTTGAATGTAAAAGCTCTGAAGAAGGTTGTAATGCGTGTTGTTCACGTTCGTTCGTGGCCCCGTAGGGTAAAATGGCTGGCTATCGCAACGGCAGGTTTTATTGTGCTTGGTGCCTTAGTCTTCATGCTCTTTATCGCCGCCTTACTGAATGGTCGGTTTGGTCCGTTGCCTGATGCGGAAGAGTTAGCTGATATCCGGAATTATGTGGGATCGGAAGTTTACTCCAGGGACAGTGTGTTACTGGGAACCTACTTTGTTGAAAACCGCACAAACGTAAAACGGTCGGAGATTCCCGATGTCGTGATCAATGCCCTCGTCTCAACAGAAGATGCACGATTCTTCGAGCACCACGGAGTTGATAAAAGAAGTATGCTCCGGGTGCTGTTCAAGTCTTTATTAGGTGGGGATCAACGCTCCGGCGGAGGGAGTACGATAAGTCAGCAACTGGCTAAAAATCTCTATCCCCGGAAGTCCTTTGGCAAATTGTCCATGCCTGTGAACAAAGCTCGTGAGGCTATCATAGCCATGCGCCTGGAGGATACCTACTCAAAGGATGAGATACTTGTCCTCTATCTGAACACGGTCCCTTTTGGTGAAGATGTTTATGGTATAGAAGCCGCTGCCCGGCGATTCTTTAACAAGAAGCCCATGGAATTGCAGGTTGAAGAAGCGGCGGTTCTGATTGGGTTGTTGAAGGCACCCACACAGTACAACCCGAGAGTGAATCCAAAAAACAGTTTGTTCAGACGCAATGTTGTTTTAGGTCAAAT from Flavobacteriales bacterium includes:
- a CDS encoding helix-turn-helix transcriptional regulator; this encodes MITHDMPNMLYRINNSTMDSVNLDHVRSHLKQFQINRIKEVLDQKGVSQAWVARRMSKTCNTLNGWCANKCQPHLVDLFILAALLDCHIRDLISEDDPRQVIKAGQIGNA
- a CDS encoding sigma-70 family RNA polymerase sigma factor, with translation MRQLKITKQITDRSSTSVDRYLQDISKYNLITSEEETDLAKRIRQGDHVALEHLVQANLRFVVSVAKQYQHMGMTLADLINQGNIGLVKAAERFDETKGFKFISYAVWWIRQSILQALAEQSRIIRLPLNQIGSLNRINKEFSNLEQEFEREPTSFELAERLEIEGSKVEETLRAAQNHSSIDAPINDEENSTLASLLENKDAPYADDHLMSESLNSEIDRALSTLSPTEKEVIKLFFGIGLNHGLTLEEIGNRLELTRERIRQIKERALKRLREKSRSRILRNFLGE
- a CDS encoding low molecular weight phosphotyrosine protein phosphatase produces the protein MSSTRILMVCLGNICRSPLAEGILKHKVASVNLDVLVDSAGTSGWHEGEHPDQRAVQVARLNGVDISGLRARPFSTSDFDRFDHIFVMDAQNYRDVLLQATDDSQKRKVAMILNKSYPGEDMSVPDPYYGGDDGFKHVFNLLDDACEKIIESLR
- a CDS encoding SAM-dependent methyltransferase → MAKSGYASKIDQSVFIEMHRGVDTSQAIEALQSLSAGQCAGIISDAGLPCVADPGSVVVELAQQMGIRVVPLPGPSSIMMALMASGMNGQQFAFHGYLSRETHDRRKSLQKLQMEVAKTGITQIFMETPYRNEAMLKDILSVCQSEIRLCIAMDISGPYEYIRSQSIAEWKKHLPKFYKNPAIFVMGR